A region from the Oceanidesulfovibrio marinus genome encodes:
- a CDS encoding carboxymuconolactone decarboxylase family protein, whose protein sequence is MDKKPSHFTRMMEKYPRYMKAHEDLGKAVKESGPLDEVTLNLVQLAAAVAAGSEGAVHSHTRRARGLGVSEEAICHAILACTSTVGFPAVSAALSWVGHPSEEED, encoded by the coding sequence ATGGACAAGAAGCCCAGCCACTTCACGCGCATGATGGAAAAGTATCCTCGTTACATGAAAGCCCACGAAGACCTGGGCAAGGCCGTGAAGGAGTCCGGTCCCCTGGACGAGGTCACCCTGAACCTTGTCCAGCTCGCCGCGGCGGTCGCCGCCGGCAGCGAAGGCGCCGTGCACAGCCACACCCGCCGGGCCCGTGGCCTGGGCGTCTCCGAGGAGGCCATCTGCCACGCCATCCTGGCCTGCACGTCCACTGTCGGCTTTCCGGCCGTCAGCGCCGCGCTCTCCTGGGTCGGCCATCCTTCCGAGGAGGAAGACTGA
- a CDS encoding peroxiredoxin family protein, with protein MRFRQLLSCCARVLPAVLVFAVLAAVPALAESLGDQDKVISEGMKLQDVQLPPALDADARYLGVPAGEPFALSDIKTDYLLLQVFSMYCPHCQREAPLMKELFDKIKASGKADTLKIIGLGVGNSDYEVGFFKDQYALDFPLFPDPDYRAYDYVGVVGTPFYVLVKLSKNGGHQVLFTQEGTFEDVTAFYSLLLEKSDLK; from the coding sequence ATGCGTTTTCGCCAGCTCCTTTCTTGCTGCGCCCGGGTTCTGCCCGCAGTCCTTGTTTTCGCCGTGCTCGCCGCGGTGCCGGCCTTGGCCGAGTCGCTCGGCGATCAGGATAAAGTCATCAGCGAGGGCATGAAGCTCCAGGACGTTCAGCTGCCTCCGGCTTTGGATGCAGATGCGCGCTACCTCGGCGTGCCCGCCGGGGAACCGTTCGCGCTCTCGGACATCAAGACCGACTACCTGCTTCTCCAGGTCTTTTCCATGTACTGCCCGCACTGCCAGCGCGAAGCGCCGCTGATGAAGGAGCTCTTTGACAAGATCAAGGCGTCCGGCAAGGCGGACACGCTCAAGATCATCGGTCTGGGCGTGGGCAACTCCGATTACGAGGTTGGGTTCTTCAAGGACCAGTACGCGCTGGACTTTCCGCTGTTCCCGGACCCGGACTACAGGGCCTACGATTACGTGGGCGTCGTGGGTACGCCGTTCTACGTGCTCGTCAAGCTGAGCAAGAACGGCGGGCACCAGGTTCTTTTCACGCAGGAAGGCACCTTCGAGGATGTTACCGCCTTTTACTCCCTGCTGCTGGAGAAATCCGACCTGAAATAA